The proteins below come from a single Aegilops tauschii subsp. strangulata cultivar AL8/78 chromosome 6, Aet v6.0, whole genome shotgun sequence genomic window:
- the LOC120967376 gene encoding uncharacterized protein, which produces MPSWNDGDTSSEDECDITSMDMAFWETPDTTVEPLFCGQLELSEPTCMMHHMRPIKCVAFEGTLTGRRFYGCPVQQSEGVNCGVTEWVDKPWHPILQNCLSRLWDMYHEQNCGRVVDKQKYEKHLAKLKTENDKLCIEYTKLVQDVSKMFDWQDGRVGHMDNQKAVEEEEFEKKKKEVEERARLEVQMEKLKLAKEQRCILQSQADIIKNTRKAKKEVEQERDLLKIEKAKLEHVVNELLSDGHASKEKLEKIKAILDS; this is translated from the exons ATGCCTTCCTGGAATGACGGGGATACGAGCTCAGAGGATGAGTGCGACATCACAAGCATGGACATGGCTTTTTGG GAGACCCCTGACACCACCGTGGAGCCTCTTTTCTGTGGCCAGCTGGAGCTTTCTGAACCCACCTGCATGATGCACCACATGAGGCCAATTAAGTGTGTGGCATTTGAAGGAACCTTAACTGGAAGGCGTTTCTATGGTTGTCCAGTGCAGCAG AGTGAAGGTGTTAACTGTGGTGTTACTGAGTGGGTTGACAAGCCCTGGCATCCAATTCTTCAGAATTGCTTGTCCAGGCTGTGGGACATGTACCATGAACAGAATTGTGGCAGGGTAGTTGATAAGCAGAAGTATGAGAAGCATTTGGCCAAGCTTAAGACTGAAAATGACAAGCTGTGCATTGAGTACACAAAGCTTGTCCAAGATGTATCCAAGATGTTTGATTGGCAGGATGGTAGGGTAGGCCACATGGATAACCAGAAGGCAGTTGAGGAGGAAGAatttgagaagaagaagaaagaggtagAAGAGAGAGCTAGGTTGGAGGTTCAGATGGAGAAGCTCAAACTTGCCAAGGAACAAAGGTGCATTTTACAGAGCCAAGCTGACATTATCAAGAATACCAGGAAGGCAAAGAAGGAGGTTGAACAGGAGAGAGATTTGCTTAAGATAGAGAAGGCCAAGCTTGAGCATGTGGTGAATGAGCTGCTGAGTGATGGGCATGCAAGCAAGGAGAAACTTGAGAAAATCAAGGCCATCCTTGATTCATGA